In the Enterococcus rotai genome, TGAGTTAAAAGCATTTAGAGCACGTCATGATCAAGCCAAAGCACAAGAAAAAGCCTTGTCTGAACATCGTGGTGTAGCATTTTTAGGAATCGATGCTGGCTCAACCACAACAAAAGTTACCTTGATCGATGAAGACGGTAATTTATTGTTTTCATTTTACGGAAACAATCAAGGACAGCCGTTAGAGACCACGATGAGTGTTTTAAAAGACTTATACCAACAATTGCCGCAAGATGTTTTTATCGGGAAAGCAGCAGTTACAGGTTACGGGGAACATCTAATCAAAAATGCCTTAAAAGTTGATATCGGTGAAGTGGAGACAATGGCACATTATAAAGCCGCTAATCATTTTCAGCCAGGTGTCGATTTTATCTTAGACATTGGTGGTCAAGATATGAAGGCGATGACGATCAAAGAGGGTGTGTTGTCTTCGATCCAATTAAATGAAGCCTGTTCTTCTGGTTGCGGTTCTTTTATTGAAACGTTCGCTAAATCATTGAATTTTGATGTCAAAGACTTTGCCCTTGAAGCGCTCAGTTCCAAAGCGCCGGTTGATCTTGGGTCTCGTTGTACCGTATTTATGAACTCAAAAGTGAAACAAGTTCAAAAAGAGGGGGCGTCAGTTGGCGATATTTCAGCTGGACTTTCTTATTCAGTAATCAAAAACGCCATTTACAAAGTAATCAAAGTCCGTCGTCCGGAAGAACTAGGGAAAAAAATCGTTTGCCAAGGTGGGACTTTTTATAATGAAGCGGTGTTACGAGCTTTTGAAATGATTAGTGAACGGGAAGTGGTTCGACCTTCTATTGCTGGATTGATGGGCGCGTACGGTGCCGCATTGATTGCCTTAGAAAATTACGAATTAGGAGAAGAAACGACGATTCTTGGGCTAGAGGAGCTGGATACATTTACAGCGGATAAAGAATTTACTCATTGTGGTCTTTGCGAAAACAATTGTATGATGACGGTCACGATTTTTTCTGATGGGCGTCAATTTGTCACTGGGAATCGCTGTGAACGTGGTGCGAGGATCAAAGTCAAAAAAGAAGATCGCAAGGTCAATTTAGTTGATTATAAATACCGGAAACTATTTAAGTATCGCCCTTTAAAAGAAAAAGATGCGGTGCATGGTAGGGTCGGAATTCCTCGTGTCTTGAATATGTATGAAAATTATCCGTTGTGGCATACCTTCTTTACAGATCTGGGCTTCCGAGTGGAATTATCGCCACGTTCAAATAAGGAATTGTACGAACAAGGGATGGAAACTATTCCAAGTGATACAGCGTGTTATCCAGCTAAAATTTCTCATGGTCATATTCAAGCCTTGATTGATTCTAAGGTACCAATGATTTTTTATCCAGGTGTCGTTTTTGAACGTCAAGAGTCAGCCGAAGCCGATAATCATTTTAACTGTCCGATCGTGCAAAGTTATCCTGATGTCATTCGGAACAATGTTGACGATATTCGTGACGGTAAAGTCGATTATCGTAATCCTTATATCAATCTAGCGAATGAAGCTTCTGTAGCAAAAGTGTTAAGTGAAACCTTTGCAGATCTTGGTATTTCAGCAGAGCAAGTAGCCCAAGCGCTTCGGCATGGTTATGAAGAGTTAGATGCTTTTAAAGATGATGTCCGTAATAAAGGAGAAGAAACCTTAGTAATGCTAAATCAAAAAGGCGAGAAGGGCATCGTTTTATCTGGTCGTCCGTATCATTTAGACCCTGAAATCAATCATGGAATCGCTGATGTGATCACGCAAGAAGGATTCCATGTCTTAACGGAAGACTGTGTTTCTCACTTAAGTGATGTTGGAAATTTACGTGTGGTCAATCAATGGGTGTATCATTCTCGTTTATATGCAGCAGCGCGTGTTGTGGCAAAATCTAAAAATCTTGAATTAGTTCAATTGAATTCATTTGGTTGTGGCTTAGATGCCGTTACAACCGATCAAGTAGAGGAAATCATGGATCAATATGGCAAAGTCTATACGGTCCTAAAAATCGATGAAGGGTCTAATTTAGGGGCTATCAGGATTCGTTTACGTTCTTTGAAAGCGGCGGTTGGCGAACGGGAAAAAATGCATTTTGAACCAAAAATGCAGCACGAAGAACCAGAAAAAATCATCTTTACAAAGGAAATGAAAAAGACCCATACCTTGTTATTGCCAATGCTTAGCCCAATTCATCAATCTGGGTTAGTCGATGTTGCATTAAAAGCGTCTGGTTATAATGTGGTTTGTTTACCAGCAGATGATCGGGAAGCGGTCAATGTCGGGTTGAAATACGTCAATAATGATGCTTGTTATCCAGCGATTATTTCGATCGGTCAACTGGTTGAGGCGCTGGAAAGTGGTGAGTATGATCTCGATCATGTCAGTGTGATGATGACGCAAACAGGTGGTGGTTGTCGAGCAACAAACTACATTCCGCTCCTTAGAAAAGCCTTGAACGATGCTGGTTTCCCGCAAGTGCCTGTTGTTTCTGTCTCAATGGGGAACAAAGGTGTTGAGTCTAACCCAGGCTTTAAGTTTACCTTGCCAATGTTGAAACGTGTTGCGGTCGCCTTTTTATATGGGGATTTATTTGAACGAGTTGTTTACCGCACACGTCCTTATGAAACCGAAGTCGGGATGATTGATGCACTGCATGATAAATGGCTGAAGCAAATCGAAAAAAATGTTCGCAATGGTTCACTGACGTTATTCAATCGTAATATGAAAAAAATTATTAAAGAGTTTGATGAAGTGCCGTTAAATGAAGTCAAGAAACCTAAAGTCGGTATCGTGGGTGAAATCTTAGTAAAATATTCACCGACTGCTAATAACGATATTGTCCGTTTATTAGAAGCAGAAGGGGCAGAAGCTGTCGTACCAGACATCGTTGGCTTTATGAATTACTCTTTATATAATCAAATTTGGAAATACGATAATATGGGTATGTCTAAACAAAGTAAAAACTTAGCTCAATTTGCGATTCGAATTATTGAATACGTTGAAAAACCGATGGACAAAGCCTTAAGAAGTTCCAAACGATTTGAAGGGTTGAGTTCTATCCACGAATTAGCTGAGGATGCTGGAAAGATACTTTCAATTGGAAATCATACTGGTGAAGGCTGGTTCCTGACTGGTGAAATGATTGAATTATTGAAGTCGGATGTCAATAATATTGTCTGTATGCAGCCGTTTGGTTGTCTACCAAACCATGTTGTCGGTAAAGGTGTGACAAAAGAGCTACGTCGTCAGTATCCTAAGGCGAATATTGCACCGATTGATTATGATCCTGGGGTATCATTAGTAAATCAATTAAATCGAATCCGTTTAATGATGGCGACAGCCAATAAAATGATGAATGAAGAAAACGTCCGTT is a window encoding:
- a CDS encoding 2-hydroxyacyl-CoA dehydratase, translating into MTIRAGIDVGSTTVKLVIIDEKNHTLFAKYERHYSDVKAATEKVLNEAMNELGEATPITMTITGSGGMGLADVLKISFVQEVIACTRTVEEIIPETDVAIELGGEDAKITFFEGALEQRMNGSCAGGTGAFIDQMAVLLKTDANGVNELAKNYQTIYPIASRCGVFAKTDVQPLINEGAAKEDISASIFQAVVNQTIAGLAAGRKIKGKIAFLGGPLFFMSELRKRFIETLDVKPEDVIFPENPQLFVAMGAAIYSEGANPTTLAELIHRLTKGDEEQLKPTDTLEPLFQNEDELKAFRARHDQAKAQEKALSEHRGVAFLGIDAGSTTTKVTLIDEDGNLLFSFYGNNQGQPLETTMSVLKDLYQQLPQDVFIGKAAVTGYGEHLIKNALKVDIGEVETMAHYKAANHFQPGVDFILDIGGQDMKAMTIKEGVLSSIQLNEACSSGCGSFIETFAKSLNFDVKDFALEALSSKAPVDLGSRCTVFMNSKVKQVQKEGASVGDISAGLSYSVIKNAIYKVIKVRRPEELGKKIVCQGGTFYNEAVLRAFEMISEREVVRPSIAGLMGAYGAALIALENYELGEETTILGLEELDTFTADKEFTHCGLCENNCMMTVTIFSDGRQFVTGNRCERGARIKVKKEDRKVNLVDYKYRKLFKYRPLKEKDAVHGRVGIPRVLNMYENYPLWHTFFTDLGFRVELSPRSNKELYEQGMETIPSDTACYPAKISHGHIQALIDSKVPMIFYPGVVFERQESAEADNHFNCPIVQSYPDVIRNNVDDIRDGKVDYRNPYINLANEASVAKVLSETFADLGISAEQVAQALRHGYEELDAFKDDVRNKGEETLVMLNQKGEKGIVLSGRPYHLDPEINHGIADVITQEGFHVLTEDCVSHLSDVGNLRVVNQWVYHSRLYAAARVVAKSKNLELVQLNSFGCGLDAVTTDQVEEIMDQYGKVYTVLKIDEGSNLGAIRIRLRSLKAAVGEREKMHFEPKMQHEEPEKIIFTKEMKKTHTLLLPMLSPIHQSGLVDVALKASGYNVVCLPADDREAVNVGLKYVNNDACYPAIISIGQLVEALESGEYDLDHVSVMMTQTGGGCRATNYIPLLRKALNDAGFPQVPVVSVSMGNKGVESNPGFKFTLPMLKRVAVAFLYGDLFERVVYRTRPYETEVGMIDALHDKWLKQIEKNVRNGSLTLFNRNMKKIIKEFDEVPLNEVKKPKVGIVGEILVKYSPTANNDIVRLLEAEGAEAVVPDIVGFMNYSLYNQIWKYDNMGMSKQSKNLAQFAIRIIEYVEKPMDKALRSSKRFEGLSSIHELAEDAGKILSIGNHTGEGWFLTGEMIELLKSDVNNIVCMQPFGCLPNHVVGKGVTKELRRQYPKANIAPIDYDPGVSLVNQLNRIRLMMATANKMMNEENVRS